One window of Stenotrophomonas indicatrix genomic DNA carries:
- a CDS encoding electron transfer flavoprotein subunit beta/FixA family protein yields MKILVAYKRVVDYNVRIQVKPDGSGVVTDGVKLSPNPFDEIALEEALRLRDKGIASEVVVATIAPADAQAHLRNGLAMGANRAIHVVTDQAIQPLTAARTLLKLVEKEQPDLVILGKQAIDDDANQTGQMLATLWGRPQATFASKLEIADGKATVTREVDAGLETLEVDLPAVVTTDLRLNEPRFIKLPDIMKAKAKPLETLQLADLGVEAADTFKTTQYAAPSKRSKGVMVKDAAELVAALKQKGLL; encoded by the coding sequence ATGAAAATCCTCGTCGCGTACAAGCGCGTGGTGGACTACAACGTCCGCATTCAGGTCAAGCCGGACGGTTCCGGCGTGGTCACCGACGGCGTCAAGCTGTCCCCCAATCCCTTCGATGAGATCGCCTTGGAAGAAGCGTTGCGCCTGCGCGACAAGGGCATCGCCAGCGAAGTCGTGGTTGCCACCATTGCCCCCGCCGATGCCCAGGCGCACCTGCGCAATGGCCTGGCCATGGGCGCCAATCGCGCCATTCATGTGGTCACCGACCAGGCCATCCAGCCGCTGACCGCTGCCCGTACCCTGCTCAAGCTGGTCGAAAAGGAACAGCCGGACCTGGTGATCCTGGGCAAACAGGCCATTGACGACGATGCCAACCAGACTGGCCAGATGCTGGCCACGCTCTGGGGCCGTCCGCAGGCCACCTTCGCCAGCAAGCTCGAGATCGCCGATGGCAAGGCCACGGTGACCCGTGAAGTCGATGCCGGCCTGGAAACGCTGGAAGTCGATCTGCCGGCCGTGGTCACCACCGACCTGCGCCTGAACGAACCGCGCTTCATCAAGCTGCCCGACATCATGAAGGCCAAGGCCAAGCCGCTGGAGACCCTGCAGCTGGCTGACCTCGGCGTTGAAGCCGCCGATACCTTCAAGACCACCCAGTACGCCGCGCCGTCCAAGCGCAGCAAGGGTGTGATGGTCAAGGACGCGGCCGAACTGGTTGCTGCACTCAAGCAGAAGGGGTTGCTGTAA
- a CDS encoding polysaccharide pyruvyl transferase family protein, protein MTHSKPVFRALVVGFYGAPNVGDEVLLDLLVRRIRELGGEPVVASIDPSLTRRMHGVDAVQFANVGDIARALMHCDVLVMGGGGIFQDHHPFNLDAVYLPYANDISGYARPMLLARQLGVPTIVWGQGVGPLSSEGARTLVRELFQHAAAVSVRDDSSKALLRQIGVDRDILVAADPGWLFRRYHPLPAQQAAQGAGQPQNKVLAVVVREWDKGQWKTSLVEALRTAVPAGWRIQWVAFQAHTEGSGATSDLPLIESLRQQLPGRSNDELIAPATTEATWQTITSADAVLSMRLHASILALLAGKPTAGLEYDDKLSHAHAMAEMPAILRLSTDDGPERFVQAIQSLVAEEWRPDPQVVDSLEASASAHLRLLDSCTSLPPAPLRFDATSTDWLSLWLQQALVELGQTREQSQRAHELLLFRDHQLAEQATQNTNLTQQFVEKQTKMNEDMVRLDAAQGQLQESAKALQQIKEESAQILQQIQQQLAGKQAYIDDKEVYIAILQQQIEQMQAELARSRQETADALNLWRRLRRFLQLLRRDLVRVLAAPFKLASVWRRHGLKVALQQIPRRMKTLGVPQTAAMQQMAEPPPSMVRPVRRERLLVIAGTLTTDGWPNRAMQFAKAGDRAGFFVRITSADGSAWPDDGSGLPARLAVDAHTWLQEVRAEDTRVLLADGSPQALGLARSARERGAEVIVDLAALGTDSLSAELRVLTDRVVTGTPEQKVDGVPSRFLGAAGDNEIFDSYRSHGLPQAYEDGRQHVLFVVLGGDGDAWLDAALEASPDLVFHVTGMNVGGRDTRQVHALDWSWQPQQMAPLIAGAHAVVIVGGAGDSTRLADLSMAALLLEKPVFVDALPSFAPSPNLHRVDAAQLSAQLAGATASEDYAFIARHAWLGHVEQLMQPEYPVSVSVVVLIHNNRRIIERCVSTLLEHAGEWLQEIVVVDNQSSDGGAELVESLYAGHAKVKLVRNSENGCSSGRNLGVKHSTGNYIAFFDSDQWLTSPSCFSEAVNILAANPGVGTIGWNAGWFDATRDDLGGPISDYLPNRGMNNEARIKGYRDDVGFLGTSCMFIARDLFERLEGFDVFYDPTCFEDTDICFQVKKAGYSVAFRDLAGVRHQPHQTTGASEGSERYKRLFNRNAAYFRDKWKGYPEFFVDLKSWH, encoded by the coding sequence ATGACGCACTCCAAGCCAGTATTCAGGGCCCTGGTCGTGGGTTTCTATGGGGCACCCAACGTAGGCGACGAGGTGCTGCTGGACCTGCTGGTCCGCCGCATCCGCGAGCTGGGCGGCGAGCCGGTGGTTGCCAGCATCGATCCCTCGTTGACCCGCCGCATGCATGGTGTGGATGCCGTGCAGTTTGCCAATGTCGGGGACATCGCCCGTGCACTGATGCATTGCGACGTGCTGGTGATGGGCGGGGGAGGCATCTTCCAGGATCATCATCCTTTCAACCTCGATGCAGTGTACCTCCCCTATGCCAATGACATTTCCGGCTATGCGCGGCCGATGCTGCTCGCGCGGCAACTGGGAGTGCCGACGATCGTATGGGGGCAGGGGGTCGGGCCGCTGAGTTCAGAGGGCGCACGCACCCTGGTGCGCGAGTTGTTCCAGCATGCGGCCGCCGTATCCGTGCGGGATGACTCGTCCAAGGCACTGCTGCGACAGATCGGCGTGGATCGGGATATCCTCGTTGCCGCCGATCCGGGGTGGTTGTTCCGCCGCTATCACCCATTGCCGGCGCAACAGGCCGCGCAAGGCGCAGGCCAGCCGCAGAACAAGGTACTGGCGGTAGTGGTCCGTGAATGGGACAAGGGGCAGTGGAAAACGTCCCTGGTGGAGGCGTTGCGCACCGCAGTTCCTGCAGGATGGCGCATCCAATGGGTGGCGTTCCAGGCCCATACCGAAGGCAGTGGCGCCACATCCGACCTGCCCTTAATCGAATCGCTGCGTCAACAGCTACCGGGACGCAGCAATGATGAACTGATCGCACCGGCAACAACGGAAGCGACCTGGCAGACAATCACCAGCGCTGACGCGGTGCTGTCCATGCGCCTGCATGCCAGTATCCTGGCCCTGCTGGCGGGCAAGCCTACTGCGGGCCTTGAGTACGACGACAAGTTGTCGCATGCCCATGCCATGGCCGAAATGCCAGCGATTCTGAGACTCTCGACCGACGATGGCCCGGAGCGCTTCGTGCAGGCGATCCAATCGCTGGTTGCCGAGGAGTGGCGGCCGGACCCGCAGGTGGTAGATAGCCTGGAAGCGTCGGCCAGCGCGCATCTGCGGCTGCTTGACAGTTGTACGTCCTTGCCGCCGGCGCCCCTCCGCTTCGACGCAACCTCTACGGACTGGTTGTCATTGTGGCTGCAACAGGCACTGGTCGAGCTTGGACAGACCCGGGAGCAGAGCCAACGCGCACACGAACTGCTTCTGTTCCGGGACCATCAGCTTGCCGAACAGGCGACTCAAAACACAAACCTGACGCAGCAATTTGTCGAGAAGCAAACGAAGATGAATGAAGACATGGTCCGCTTGGATGCGGCTCAAGGCCAGCTGCAGGAGAGTGCGAAGGCACTGCAGCAGATCAAGGAGGAGAGTGCGCAGATACTGCAGCAGATCCAGCAGCAGTTGGCAGGCAAGCAGGCCTACATTGATGACAAGGAGGTCTACATCGCGATCCTGCAGCAGCAGATCGAGCAGATGCAGGCCGAGCTGGCGCGCAGCCGTCAGGAAACCGCAGATGCGCTGAACCTGTGGCGTCGCCTGCGCAGGTTCCTGCAGTTGCTTCGACGCGACCTGGTGCGCGTGCTGGCAGCTCCTTTCAAACTGGCCTCGGTTTGGCGTCGCCATGGTCTGAAGGTTGCCCTGCAGCAGATCCCCCGGCGCATGAAGACGTTGGGTGTCCCTCAGACCGCTGCCATGCAACAGATGGCGGAGCCGCCACCGTCGATGGTGCGACCTGTTCGCCGCGAACGCCTGCTGGTGATCGCCGGCACGTTGACCACCGACGGTTGGCCCAACCGGGCGATGCAGTTCGCGAAGGCGGGCGATCGTGCGGGCTTCTTCGTGCGCATCACCTCAGCGGATGGAAGTGCCTGGCCTGACGATGGCAGCGGCCTGCCGGCGCGTCTCGCTGTTGATGCGCACACCTGGCTGCAGGAAGTGCGTGCCGAGGACACCCGCGTTCTGCTTGCTGATGGATCGCCGCAGGCGCTGGGCCTGGCCCGTTCGGCACGTGAACGCGGTGCCGAAGTGATCGTCGACCTTGCTGCACTCGGTACGGATTCTCTCTCCGCGGAACTACGCGTCCTCACCGATCGCGTTGTCACCGGAACCCCGGAGCAGAAGGTCGATGGCGTGCCGTCGCGTTTCCTGGGCGCGGCCGGAGACAATGAAATCTTCGACTCCTACCGCAGTCATGGGCTGCCGCAGGCATATGAGGACGGGCGACAACATGTCCTGTTCGTCGTCCTCGGCGGAGACGGCGACGCCTGGCTCGATGCCGCGCTGGAGGCATCTCCCGATCTTGTCTTCCATGTCACCGGAATGAACGTGGGTGGCCGCGACACGCGTCAGGTACATGCCCTCGATTGGTCGTGGCAGCCGCAGCAGATGGCTCCGCTGATCGCCGGCGCGCATGCGGTCGTCATCGTCGGCGGAGCCGGGGACAGCACGCGCCTTGCCGACCTGTCGATGGCAGCGCTGCTGCTGGAGAAGCCGGTGTTTGTCGATGCGCTGCCGTCATTCGCACCGTCGCCTAACCTGCATCGGGTGGATGCCGCGCAGCTTTCCGCACAGCTGGCCGGCGCCACTGCGTCGGAGGACTACGCATTCATCGCCCGTCACGCCTGGCTGGGCCATGTCGAGCAATTGATGCAGCCGGAGTATCCGGTGTCGGTAAGCGTGGTCGTGCTGATCCACAACAACCGCCGCATCATTGAACGCTGCGTCAGCACGTTGCTGGAGCATGCCGGGGAATGGCTGCAGGAAATCGTGGTTGTCGATAATCAGTCCAGCGATGGTGGCGCCGAACTGGTTGAATCGCTGTATGCAGGGCATGCCAAGGTGAAGCTTGTCCGCAACAGTGAGAATGGGTGCTCCTCGGGCCGCAACCTGGGCGTCAAGCATTCCACCGGCAATTACATTGCGTTCTTCGACTCCGACCAGTGGTTGACCTCTCCTTCCTGCTTCAGTGAAGCCGTGAACATCCTGGCGGCCAACCCCGGTGTCGGCACCATCGGCTGGAACGCAGGCTGGTTCGACGCCACGCGTGATGACCTCGGTGGGCCCATCTCCGACTACCTTCCCAATCGCGGCATGAACAACGAGGCCCGCATCAAGGGATACCGCGATGACGTGGGTTTCCTGGGAACCAGTTGCATGTTCATTGCCCGCGACCTGTTCGAGCGTCTGGAAGGCTTCGATGTGTTCTACGACCCTACGTGCTTCGAAGACACGGACATCTGCTTCCAGGTGAAGAAGGCTGGTTACTCGGTGGCGTTCCGTGACCTGGCCGGTGTCCGTCACCAGCCGCACCAGACCACCGGCGCCAGCGAGGGCAGCGAGCGCTACAAGCGGCTGTTCAACCGCAACGCAGCCTACTTCCGCGACAAGTGGAAGGGGTATCCGGAGTTCTTCGTGGACCTCAAGTCCTGGCATTGA
- a CDS encoding SMR family transporter, translated as MYFTYIPTILLSVALNAAAQLLLRQGMPQVALTTNEGALALLSSAFKIVINPWVFSGLVCFAGSLVVWMYVLSKVQVSFAYPFNSVGYVIVVAAAYFVFREPISAMKLLGVGLICLGVFLVTKGS; from the coding sequence ATGTACTTCACCTACATACCCACAATCCTGCTGTCTGTGGCACTGAACGCAGCTGCGCAACTGCTGCTTCGCCAAGGCATGCCGCAGGTTGCATTGACCACGAACGAAGGCGCATTGGCGCTGTTGTCCAGCGCATTCAAGATCGTGATCAATCCTTGGGTGTTCTCAGGACTTGTCTGTTTCGCCGGTAGTCTCGTGGTCTGGATGTACGTACTTTCCAAGGTACAGGTCAGCTTCGCCTATCCCTTCAACAGCGTCGGTTACGTGATCGTGGTTGCCGCCGCGTACTTCGTCTTCCGGGAACCCATCAGCGCCATGAAGCTCTTGGGCGTGGGCTTGATCTGTCTTGGTGTTTTTCTCGTTACCAAGGGCAGCTGA
- a CDS encoding glycosyltransferase gives MNATGISSTSPGFHRILIRTSSMKPQVKKQVLVFMLAPSLPAVTGGDIYAVNAVLPFAEEIDYHLFCYVGSEADRRKVEQHRALYDKVFRSVHLEPRPKMPFELPKVQRALSMARQALQGLPFIDASYYSRSAVAAARRIVREQGIDAIEVNSTHLAFFRRFLPQVPGILLSHNIEADIFPFWMPAGLTGWKLRFMEWVASRSRQAAKAVEIDNAFGFSAMTFISRHDMSRVTDKVPRYLMPLHFPLGTTRFEDKPDDTFHVLWMGGFGWYPNAEAVTWFAEKIHPLVADQLQERKIVLHFCGGNPPVALQALHDGRNVLVHGFVDDLQSLLDKAHLLMVPLLSGGGIRVKIIEAMSAGIPVLSTSKGCEGIGATDGVDILVRDDAEGFARTLLECAQDRTRLAALSAAGQDLMAREYSQQASLDAKRAAYRHAGVM, from the coding sequence GTGAACGCAACCGGGATATCCAGTACCTCACCAGGTTTTCACCGTATTTTGATTCGGACATCTTCGATGAAACCGCAGGTTAAGAAACAAGTCCTCGTGTTCATGCTGGCGCCTTCGCTGCCAGCGGTGACAGGAGGCGACATCTATGCGGTGAACGCCGTACTGCCGTTCGCTGAAGAGATCGACTACCACCTGTTCTGCTACGTGGGCAGCGAGGCGGACCGGCGCAAGGTCGAGCAGCATCGCGCGCTCTACGACAAAGTGTTCCGCTCGGTCCACCTCGAGCCTCGTCCGAAGATGCCGTTCGAATTGCCCAAGGTGCAGCGTGCCCTGTCGATGGCGCGGCAGGCATTGCAGGGTCTGCCTTTCATCGATGCCAGCTACTACAGCCGCAGCGCCGTTGCGGCTGCACGTCGCATTGTCCGCGAGCAGGGCATCGATGCGATCGAGGTCAACTCGACCCATCTGGCGTTCTTCCGTCGGTTCCTGCCACAGGTGCCGGGCATCCTGCTGAGCCACAACATCGAAGCTGACATTTTTCCGTTCTGGATGCCGGCAGGCCTGACCGGATGGAAGCTGCGTTTCATGGAATGGGTTGCCAGCCGAAGCCGGCAAGCCGCCAAGGCTGTCGAGATCGACAATGCCTTCGGGTTCTCGGCGATGACCTTCATCTCTCGCCATGACATGTCGCGGGTTACCGACAAGGTCCCACGCTACCTCATGCCGTTGCACTTTCCGTTGGGCACCACGCGTTTTGAAGACAAGCCGGACGATACCTTCCACGTATTGTGGATGGGAGGCTTTGGTTGGTACCCGAATGCGGAGGCGGTGACGTGGTTTGCCGAGAAGATCCATCCACTGGTGGCAGACCAGTTGCAGGAGCGTAAGATTGTTCTGCACTTCTGCGGCGGCAATCCTCCAGTGGCGCTGCAGGCGCTGCATGATGGCCGCAATGTTCTCGTGCATGGCTTTGTCGACGACCTGCAATCGCTGCTGGACAAGGCGCATCTGCTGATGGTGCCACTGTTGTCTGGTGGCGGAATCCGGGTCAAGATCATCGAGGCGATGTCTGCAGGCATTCCCGTACTCAGCACCAGCAAGGGGTGCGAGGGCATCGGCGCCACCGACGGCGTGGACATCCTGGTGCGTGATGATGCCGAAGGGTTTGCCCGTACATTGCTGGAATGCGCGCAGGATCGAACGCGACTGGCGGCTCTGTCGGCGGCCGGGCAGGATCTCATGGCGCGCGAGTATTCACAGCAGGCAAGCCTGGACGCCAAGCGGGCCGCCTATCGGCATGCGGGGGTGATGTGA
- a CDS encoding electron transfer flavoprotein subunit alpha/FixB family protein, which yields MSKILVIAEHHDGKLNAATAKTISAAAAISGASIDVLVLAADPTAVAAEAAKIAGVAKILTVANAANAQALAQVLAPQIAQLAKGYTHVFGPSTTFGKDLMPCVAALLGVNQVSDLMAVEGSHTFKRPIYAGNAIITVEAPTDQIVVATVRAASWPEAAQGGSASVEAASVDASLPTHTRFVGLAAGASDRPDLQSAKRVVSGGRGVGSEENFKVIFQLADKLGAAVGASRAAVDAGYVPSDLQVGQTGKIISPELYVAVGISGAIQHLTGIKDAGTIVAINKDADSPIFEIADIGLVGDLFAILPELEKAL from the coding sequence ATGAGCAAGATTCTCGTCATCGCCGAGCACCACGACGGCAAGCTCAACGCCGCCACCGCCAAGACCATCAGCGCTGCGGCCGCCATTTCCGGCGCCAGCATCGATGTGCTGGTGCTGGCCGCCGACCCGACCGCCGTTGCTGCTGAAGCGGCGAAGATCGCAGGCGTCGCCAAGATCCTGACCGTGGCCAACGCTGCCAACGCACAGGCGTTGGCTCAGGTACTGGCCCCGCAGATCGCGCAGCTGGCCAAGGGCTACACGCACGTGTTCGGCCCGTCGACCACCTTCGGCAAGGACCTGATGCCGTGCGTGGCCGCCCTGCTTGGCGTCAACCAGGTCTCCGACCTGATGGCCGTCGAAGGCAGCCACACCTTCAAGCGCCCGATCTACGCCGGCAACGCGATCATCACTGTGGAAGCACCAACCGACCAGATCGTGGTCGCCACCGTGCGTGCCGCGTCGTGGCCGGAAGCCGCCCAAGGCGGCAGCGCCTCGGTTGAGGCCGCAAGCGTCGATGCCTCCCTGCCGACCCACACCCGCTTCGTCGGCCTGGCCGCCGGTGCCAGCGACCGCCCGGACCTGCAGAGCGCCAAGCGCGTGGTCTCCGGTGGCCGTGGCGTCGGCTCGGAGGAGAACTTCAAGGTCATCTTCCAGCTGGCCGACAAGCTCGGCGCCGCTGTCGGTGCCTCACGCGCAGCGGTCGATGCTGGCTACGTGCCCAGCGACCTGCAGGTCGGCCAGACCGGCAAGATCATTTCGCCGGAGCTGTATGTGGCCGTCGGCATCAGCGGTGCCATCCAGCACCTGACCGGCATCAAGGATGCCGGCACGATTGTCGCCATCAACAAGGACGCGGATTCGCCGATCTTCGAGATTGCCGATATCGGCCTGGTGGGGGATCTGTTTGCGATCCTTCCAGAGCTTGAGAAAGCGCTGTAA
- a CDS encoding DapH/DapD/GlmU-related protein: MSRLKQWLLRQRFFYVLMGLKYYLGNNVVARFPIECVRRFYLTRVLKVAIGKDTHVSMRWFITGYPVRAHVSIGDNCVINREVYLDGRVGVVIGNNVNVSFQTCILSLHHDHNAPTFPAIGGVVTIQDHAWIGARATLLPGVTIGEGAVVAAGAVVARDVAPYEVVGGVPARKIGERNRDIQYLTRFSPYFDSDIFDETAG; this comes from the coding sequence ATGAGTCGCCTGAAGCAATGGCTTCTTCGCCAGCGTTTCTTCTATGTGCTGATGGGCCTGAAGTACTACCTCGGCAACAATGTCGTCGCTCGCTTCCCGATTGAATGTGTACGGCGGTTCTATTTGACCCGTGTGCTCAAGGTGGCAATCGGCAAGGACACGCATGTAAGCATGCGCTGGTTCATCACCGGCTATCCGGTGCGCGCGCACGTCAGCATCGGTGACAACTGCGTGATCAACCGGGAGGTGTATCTGGATGGCCGGGTAGGTGTGGTTATTGGAAACAACGTCAATGTTTCCTTCCAGACCTGCATCCTCAGCCTGCACCATGACCACAACGCACCGACCTTTCCCGCGATTGGCGGTGTGGTCACCATCCAGGACCATGCCTGGATCGGTGCCCGCGCCACACTGTTGCCGGGCGTGACCATCGGCGAAGGTGCCGTAGTCGCCGCTGGCGCGGTCGTCGCGCGTGACGTGGCACCGTACGAGGTCGTGGGTGGCGTACCCGCCCGCAAAATCGGTGAACGCAACCGGGATATCCAGTACCTCACCAGGTTTTCACCGTATTTTGATTCGGACATCTTCGATGAAACCGCAGGTTAA
- a CDS encoding glycosyltransferase, producing the protein MRRWLAPLSRVRHHVLEALLAVVPQFYSRWFDRSRSPEAATEQRAPSVQGGRRAVLLVDHDFPEIDRDAGSRAILSFAKLVGEAGFELVFWAASTTPSAAGRATLHRAGIHASCRSETGPLEEWLRGPGRAWNLAGTVLSRPLIAAMYLPVIRRSLSGPCIYYGHDIHFRRLQAMRRIGAISSRGLLWQRWVMSRVERRLWQYVDVVLYPSQEEADEVNAFRRAHALAGNAEMFPLWTLDGDVCVAAPSGRQGLLFVGSYAHAPNVDGLDWFLREVQPKLKLHAGQRTLTIVGSGMEAYVPPSPTTQVRILGRVDDAALDACYGHARVVIAPLRFGGGVKGKVLEAIGKGVPCVMSTAGAQGLDGLGAFLPVSDDPQVIVSAIQQLVEDDAAWVAAASGAAAYLRQRYDAGRFRERLRQMLDA; encoded by the coding sequence ATGCGTCGCTGGTTGGCACCGCTTTCCAGGGTCAGGCACCATGTGCTGGAAGCACTGCTGGCGGTTGTTCCACAGTTCTATAGCCGCTGGTTCGATCGCAGTCGATCACCCGAAGCAGCGACCGAACAGCGTGCGCCCTCTGTACAGGGCGGGCGTCGCGCTGTTCTGCTGGTGGACCATGACTTTCCCGAGATCGACCGTGATGCAGGTTCGCGAGCGATTCTGTCGTTCGCCAAGCTCGTGGGTGAGGCCGGATTCGAGCTTGTGTTCTGGGCAGCATCGACCACGCCATCTGCTGCGGGAAGAGCGACGCTGCACCGTGCCGGTATCCATGCCTCCTGCCGCAGCGAAACGGGGCCGCTGGAAGAATGGTTGCGTGGTCCCGGTCGTGCCTGGAACCTGGCTGGCACTGTATTGAGTCGACCCTTGATCGCCGCCATGTATCTGCCGGTCATACGCCGCAGCCTGTCTGGCCCCTGCATCTACTACGGTCATGACATTCATTTCCGCCGCCTGCAGGCGATGCGGCGCATCGGCGCCATCTCGAGCCGGGGCCTGCTCTGGCAGCGGTGGGTGATGAGCAGGGTCGAGCGACGCTTGTGGCAGTACGTTGATGTGGTGCTTTATCCCTCGCAGGAGGAGGCGGACGAGGTAAATGCATTCCGTCGTGCGCACGCACTGGCCGGTAATGCTGAAATGTTCCCGCTGTGGACTCTGGATGGTGACGTCTGCGTTGCGGCGCCCAGTGGTCGGCAGGGACTTCTGTTTGTTGGCAGCTACGCACACGCGCCGAACGTGGATGGCCTGGATTGGTTCCTGAGGGAGGTGCAGCCCAAGCTGAAGCTGCACGCGGGACAACGCACGCTGACCATCGTGGGTTCCGGAATGGAGGCTTACGTGCCGCCGTCGCCCACGACGCAGGTCCGCATTCTGGGACGCGTTGACGATGCAGCCCTGGATGCGTGCTATGGCCACGCCCGTGTAGTGATCGCACCGCTGCGTTTCGGTGGGGGGGTCAAGGGCAAAGTTCTCGAAGCGATAGGCAAGGGAGTTCCCTGCGTGATGTCGACCGCTGGTGCCCAGGGACTGGATGGCCTGGGAGCCTTCCTACCCGTCAGCGATGATCCGCAGGTGATCGTTTCCGCTATCCAACAACTGGTAGAGGATGACGCTGCCTGGGTGGCGGCAGCGTCAGGGGCAGCAGCTTATCTTCGCCAACGTTACGACGCCGGGCGGTTCCGCGAGCGCCTACGGCAAATGCTGGATGCGTGA
- a CDS encoding ABC transporter ATP-binding protein has translation MQAADMPLAVAPVVSVRGVGKVFRIFDRPAQRLLQPAANRLRRLVGMQPQPVRVFHALDDVNFDIAPGETVGIIGRNGSGKSTLLQILVGTLQASTGSVAVNGRISALLELGAGFNPEFSGRDNVYLAGAIIGLGSADMTRLMPEIEKFADIGEFIDQPVKTYSSGMFVRLAFAVAIHVSPDILVVDEALAVGDTAFQTKCLTRIRRMQSEGVSIILVTHSTNTLLEYCDRGIYLRRGKVVLDGPCREVVKKYADDLVDEEGGAVIYADEGLASLQDDGLPADAAALPASEITGVEILDLQGQPRTTFSHGEQVLVKVAIHVRRRIEQPCYGIQLKSVDDIALWAGTTQNMSLSPLPTEPGDYVFDWQLTLNVTGNRYVLALGVGDLDTGEYHRHSRVPYAGHVDVLPQPHSGHGWLAPSPRFTAPVRTA, from the coding sequence ATGCAGGCAGCAGATATGCCGTTGGCGGTTGCGCCGGTGGTTTCGGTGCGTGGTGTCGGCAAGGTCTTCCGCATTTTCGACCGTCCGGCGCAGCGTCTGTTGCAGCCGGCAGCAAACCGGCTCCGGCGCCTGGTGGGCATGCAGCCGCAGCCGGTGCGCGTGTTCCATGCGTTGGACGATGTCAACTTCGACATCGCGCCGGGCGAAACTGTTGGAATCATCGGCCGCAATGGCAGCGGCAAGTCAACTCTGCTGCAGATCCTGGTCGGCACGCTGCAGGCCAGTACCGGCAGCGTAGCCGTCAATGGACGGATATCGGCGCTGCTGGAACTGGGCGCTGGTTTCAACCCGGAATTCAGCGGGCGCGACAACGTGTACCTGGCAGGCGCCATCATCGGCCTGGGCTCGGCGGACATGACCCGCCTCATGCCTGAGATAGAGAAGTTCGCCGATATCGGTGAGTTCATCGACCAGCCTGTCAAAACCTACTCCTCGGGCATGTTCGTACGGCTCGCGTTCGCCGTGGCAATCCACGTGTCGCCCGATATCCTGGTCGTGGATGAAGCATTGGCAGTGGGCGATACCGCCTTCCAGACCAAGTGCCTCACCCGCATTCGCAGGATGCAGTCCGAAGGTGTCAGCATCATCCTGGTTACCCATTCCACCAATACCCTGCTGGAATACTGCGACCGGGGCATCTACCTGCGCCGCGGTAAGGTCGTGCTTGATGGACCGTGCCGCGAGGTTGTCAAAAAGTATGCCGACGACCTGGTGGACGAGGAGGGCGGAGCCGTGATCTATGCGGACGAGGGCCTTGCCAGCTTGCAGGACGATGGTCTGCCTGCAGACGCAGCGGCATTGCCGGCAAGCGAAATCACCGGCGTGGAGATTCTTGACCTGCAGGGGCAGCCGAGGACGACGTTCAGCCATGGCGAACAAGTACTGGTGAAGGTCGCCATCCATGTACGCCGGCGTATCGAGCAGCCCTGCTATGGAATTCAGTTGAAGAGCGTGGATGATATTGCCCTGTGGGCTGGCACCACCCAGAACATGAGCCTTTCGCCGCTGCCGACGGAACCGGGCGATTATGTTTTCGATTGGCAGTTGACGTTGAATGTCACCGGCAACCGCTATGTGCTGGCGCTGGGTGTCGGTGACCTCGACACGGGCGAGTATCACCGTCATTCACGCGTGCCCTACGCGGGCCATGTGGATGTGTTGCCTCAGCCCCATTCCGGGCATGGCTGGCTTGCACCCTCCCCCCGTTTCACCGCTCCTGTGAGAACTGCATGA